Proteins found in one Corynebacterium freneyi genomic segment:
- a CDS encoding AMP-dependent synthetase/ligase has protein sequence MNAPQKDLSPPPISTIGLPKPQIGDGYGWKIDGYASPADEPIDREVLENPAPSVGAMVWRRATATPDRPAWRFRDADENWVELTWDQFRGVVEEHSAGLLDAGLRKGDAAALISGTSMQWVNSDMALMSIGVNSVAIYPTSVPGDIEFIINDSGSRMVIAEDGDQVAKLLEIRDAIPGVEHVYVIDDSWSAQVQAVNSPAGISAEDIADWVSPLAALTARGRALLAADPHVVRRAIDDVTPDTIAAFQYTSGTTGKPKGAIIPHSAWMNNIASVTSTPNLYDKDVHFLWLPMAHLMGRFLLYLSINTGMLTAIDGRIDKIVENLQDIKPTLMGGAPRIFEKAYSAIHAQFEGNGIKAKLGKVSMALAMEATELRLAGKEVPKWLEFRLRIADKVVLSKIRDALGGNVRMFVSGSAPINQDITKWYLSMGMPIVEGFGLTEGCITHLTRLNAYRIGSVGWPFPEVEQKIAEDGELLLKSAWNMTGYYNREDATAETLPGDGYLRTGDIARIDDDGFVYITDRKKSLYKSSNGKYIAPAPIESEFKGLCPLAMELVTYGEGKKFMVGMVVLEEKATREWCERNGCEAETFADMTRDPKVVAVVQASLGRLNSELNSWEQVKRFRILDRELTVDADELTPSLKLRRKHVHEKLKDKFEELYADPMAPGCHESAGVKWVSFEQPALHEHPVLAEDEDIHLRPSRHRREHREHREHREHRAH, from the coding sequence ATGAACGCGCCGCAAAAGGACCTCAGCCCGCCGCCCATCAGCACCATCGGCCTGCCCAAGCCCCAGATCGGCGACGGGTACGGCTGGAAAATCGACGGCTACGCCTCCCCCGCCGACGAGCCCATCGACCGCGAAGTCCTGGAGAACCCGGCCCCCAGCGTCGGCGCCATGGTGTGGCGCCGCGCCACCGCCACCCCGGACCGGCCGGCGTGGCGTTTCCGCGACGCCGATGAAAATTGGGTCGAGCTCACGTGGGACCAGTTCCGCGGCGTCGTCGAGGAGCATTCCGCGGGCCTGCTCGACGCCGGCCTGCGCAAGGGTGACGCAGCCGCCCTCATCTCGGGCACGAGCATGCAGTGGGTCAACTCGGACATGGCGCTGATGTCGATCGGCGTCAACTCCGTGGCCATCTACCCCACGTCCGTGCCCGGCGACATCGAGTTCATCATCAACGACTCCGGTTCGCGCATGGTCATCGCGGAGGACGGCGACCAGGTGGCCAAGCTCCTGGAAATCCGGGATGCCATCCCGGGCGTGGAGCACGTGTACGTCATCGACGACTCCTGGTCCGCGCAGGTGCAGGCCGTCAATTCCCCGGCGGGCATCTCCGCCGAGGACATCGCCGACTGGGTCTCCCCCCTGGCGGCGCTGACCGCCCGGGGTCGTGCGCTGCTGGCCGCCGACCCGCACGTGGTCCGCCGCGCGATCGACGACGTCACCCCGGACACCATCGCCGCCTTCCAGTACACCTCGGGTACGACCGGAAAGCCGAAGGGCGCCATCATCCCGCACAGCGCGTGGATGAACAACATCGCCTCCGTGACGTCGACGCCGAACCTGTACGACAAGGACGTCCATTTCCTCTGGCTGCCGATGGCGCATCTGATGGGCCGCTTCCTGCTGTACCTGTCCATCAACACGGGCATGCTCACCGCGATCGACGGGCGCATCGACAAGATCGTCGAGAACCTGCAGGACATCAAGCCGACCCTCATGGGCGGCGCGCCCCGCATCTTCGAAAAGGCCTACTCAGCCATTCATGCCCAGTTCGAGGGCAACGGCATCAAGGCGAAGCTGGGCAAGGTCAGCATGGCGTTGGCCATGGAGGCCACCGAGCTGCGTCTGGCGGGCAAGGAGGTGCCGAAGTGGCTGGAATTCCGCCTCCGCATCGCCGACAAGGTCGTGCTGTCGAAGATCCGCGACGCCCTCGGCGGCAACGTGCGCATGTTCGTGTCGGGTTCGGCGCCGATCAACCAGGACATCACCAAGTGGTACCTGTCGATGGGCATGCCCATCGTGGAGGGCTTCGGTCTCACCGAGGGCTGCATCACCCACCTGACGCGACTCAACGCGTACCGCATCGGTTCCGTCGGCTGGCCGTTCCCGGAAGTCGAGCAGAAGATCGCCGAGGACGGCGAGCTGCTGCTCAAGAGCGCGTGGAACATGACCGGGTACTACAACCGCGAGGACGCGACGGCGGAGACGCTGCCCGGCGACGGTTACCTGCGCACGGGCGACATCGCCCGCATCGACGACGACGGCTTCGTATACATCACCGACCGCAAGAAGTCGCTGTACAAGTCCTCCAACGGCAAGTACATCGCCCCGGCGCCCATCGAGTCGGAGTTCAAGGGCCTGTGCCCGCTGGCCATGGAGCTGGTCACCTATGGCGAGGGCAAGAAGTTCATGGTCGGCATGGTCGTTCTGGAGGAGAAGGCCACGCGCGAATGGTGCGAGCGCAACGGTTGCGAGGCGGAGACTTTCGCGGACATGACACGGGACCCGAAGGTCGTCGCCGTCGTGCAGGCGTCGCTGGGCCGGCTCAATTCCGAGCTGAACTCGTGGGAGCAGGTCAAGCGGTTCCGCATCCTGGACCGTGAGCTCACCGTCGACGCCGACGAGCTGACGCCCAGCCTCAAGCTGCGCCGCAAGCACGTCCACGAGAAGTTGAAGGACAAGTTCGAGGAGCTCTACGCCGACCCGATGGCACCGGGCTGCCACGAGTCCGCCGGCGTCAAGTGGGTCAGCTTCGAGCAGCCCGCGCTGCACGAGCACCCGGTTCTGGCGGAGGACGAGGACATCCACCTGCGTCCCTCCCGCCACCGCCGCGAGCACCGCGAACACCGCGAACACCGCGAGCACCGCGCACACTAG
- a CDS encoding acetyl/propionyl/methylcrotonyl-CoA carboxylase subunit alpha, translated as MTDIAINTVLVANRGEIACRVIRTLREQGVRSVAVYSDADADAPHVRLADVAVHIGPSPARESYLVADRILDAARRTGAQAIHPGYGFLSENADFARACEDAGVIFMGPPASAIDTMGDKISARATVEKRDVPTVPGISRPGLTDEELIEAAPGIGFPVLIKPSAGGGGKGMHRVERIEDLPAALVTARREAAGAFGDDSLFIEHFVDTPRHIEVQVLADSHGNVIHLGERECSLQRRHQKVIEEAPSPLLDDAVRARIGEAACDAARSCGYVGAGTVEFIVPSAEPDKFYFMEMNTRLQVEHPVTEEVTGLDLVALQLTIARGAELPIAQEDVRMTGHSIEARVYAEDPAAGFLPTGGTVTRVVEPSGPGVRVDSGIADGSEVTSLYDPMLMKVIVHGADRAEALDRLDRALANTVVAGVGVNVDFCRYLLSVPEVASGDLDTGLLDRVAGDYADFPVPDEALVAAAMAWLASRWPEGPASPWAVPDAWRSGRPGTQRLRLATTSGSSLIAVSGTPHDATVTVDARVAGISEPAEGEEAPEPRDYAAGIHRDGDRWRVDCEGVARHWQVETVASRRGTDVIVSSDEGTWVLHRENVVRSAADDDGAGDGTLTSPMPGTVIALSAADGDRVEAGDPVLVVEAMKMEHTLRAATAGVVEYHVAAGAQVSTEVPLATVVPDEG; from the coding sequence ATGACCGACATCGCCATCAACACGGTTCTCGTCGCCAACCGCGGCGAGATCGCCTGCCGCGTGATCCGCACCCTTCGCGAACAGGGGGTCCGCTCCGTCGCCGTCTACTCCGACGCCGACGCCGACGCCCCCCACGTCCGCCTCGCCGACGTCGCCGTCCACATCGGCCCGTCGCCGGCCCGCGAGTCCTACCTCGTCGCGGACCGCATCCTCGACGCCGCCCGCCGCACCGGTGCGCAGGCGATCCACCCCGGCTACGGCTTCCTGTCCGAAAACGCGGACTTCGCCCGCGCCTGCGAGGACGCCGGAGTCATCTTCATGGGCCCGCCGGCGTCGGCCATCGACACGATGGGCGACAAGATCTCGGCGCGCGCGACCGTCGAAAAGCGCGACGTGCCCACCGTGCCCGGCATTTCCCGCCCGGGTCTGACCGACGAGGAGCTCATCGAGGCGGCGCCCGGCATCGGCTTCCCGGTGCTGATCAAGCCGTCCGCAGGCGGCGGCGGCAAGGGCATGCACCGCGTCGAGCGCATCGAGGATCTGCCCGCCGCGCTGGTCACCGCCCGTCGCGAGGCCGCCGGCGCGTTCGGCGACGACTCGCTGTTCATCGAGCACTTCGTGGACACCCCGCGCCACATCGAGGTGCAGGTGCTGGCGGACTCGCACGGCAACGTCATCCACCTCGGCGAGCGCGAATGCTCGCTGCAGCGCCGCCACCAGAAGGTCATCGAGGAGGCGCCGAGCCCGCTTCTCGACGACGCCGTGCGCGCCCGCATCGGCGAAGCCGCCTGCGACGCCGCCCGCTCCTGCGGTTACGTCGGCGCCGGCACCGTGGAGTTCATCGTCCCGTCCGCCGAGCCGGACAAGTTCTACTTCATGGAGATGAACACCCGCCTCCAGGTCGAGCACCCCGTCACGGAGGAGGTCACCGGCCTGGACCTGGTGGCCCTGCAGCTGACCATCGCCCGCGGCGCGGAACTGCCCATCGCCCAGGAGGACGTCCGGATGACCGGCCACTCCATCGAGGCGCGCGTCTACGCCGAGGACCCGGCCGCCGGGTTCCTGCCCACCGGCGGCACCGTCACCCGGGTCGTCGAGCCCTCCGGCCCCGGCGTCCGCGTCGACTCCGGCATCGCCGACGGTTCCGAGGTGACGTCGCTGTACGACCCGATGCTGATGAAGGTCATCGTCCACGGCGCCGACCGCGCCGAGGCGCTCGACCGGCTCGACCGGGCGCTGGCGAACACGGTCGTCGCCGGGGTCGGCGTCAACGTCGACTTCTGCCGCTACCTGCTCTCGGTGCCCGAGGTGGCCTCGGGCGACCTGGACACGGGCCTGCTCGACCGCGTCGCAGGGGATTACGCCGACTTCCCGGTGCCCGACGAAGCCCTGGTCGCCGCCGCGATGGCGTGGTTGGCCTCCCGGTGGCCCGAGGGTCCGGCGTCGCCGTGGGCCGTGCCGGACGCCTGGCGCTCGGGTCGCCCCGGCACCCAGCGCCTCCGCCTGGCCACGACCAGCGGTTCGAGCCTCATCGCCGTGTCGGGCACGCCCCACGACGCGACCGTCACCGTCGACGCCCGCGTCGCCGGCATCAGCGAACCGGCCGAGGGCGAGGAGGCCCCGGAGCCCCGCGACTACGCCGCGGGCATCCACCGCGACGGTGACCGCTGGCGCGTGGATTGCGAGGGCGTCGCCCGCCACTGGCAGGTCGAGACCGTCGCCAGCCGCCGCGGCACCGACGTCATCGTCTCCTCCGACGAGGGCACCTGGGTGCTGCACCGCGAAAACGTCGTCCGTTCGGCCGCCGACGACGACGGCGCGGGCGACGGCACCCTGACCTCGCCGATGCCCGGCACCGTCATCGCCCTGTCGGCGGCCGACGGTGACCGCGTCGAGGCCGGCGACCCGGTCCTGGTCGTGGAGGCCATGAAGATGGAACACACTCTCCGGGCCGCCACCGCCGGCGTCGTCGAGTACCACGTCGCGGCCGGCGCCCAGGTGTCCACCGAGGTTCCGCTGGCCACGGTCGTCCCCGACGAAGGCTGA
- a CDS encoding MaoC family dehydratase, producing the protein MTDTANTANAGAAGPNDAEHPGIVQRGLWFEEYEEGARYLHRPGRTVTETDDVLFTTLTMNTQPLHLDAHWSSQQPGFGGKRLVNSMWTLSTVVGLSVSQLTLGTIVANLGFTEVSFPKPMFHGDTLYAETKCVSKRVSASRPGQGIVQLEHIGRNQNGDVVCRAVRATLVQCDPAASGDGSLDDGAA; encoded by the coding sequence ATGACCGACACCGCCAACACCGCCAACGCCGGCGCCGCCGGCCCGAACGACGCGGAGCACCCGGGCATCGTCCAGCGCGGACTCTGGTTCGAGGAGTACGAGGAGGGCGCCCGCTATCTGCACCGGCCCGGCCGCACCGTCACCGAGACCGATGACGTCCTGTTCACCACGCTGACCATGAACACCCAACCGTTGCATCTCGACGCCCACTGGTCGTCGCAGCAGCCGGGCTTCGGCGGCAAGCGGCTGGTCAACTCGATGTGGACCCTGTCGACCGTGGTGGGCCTGTCGGTGTCGCAGCTGACGCTGGGCACCATCGTGGCGAACCTGGGCTTCACCGAGGTGTCCTTCCCGAAGCCGATGTTCCACGGCGACACGCTCTACGCCGAGACGAAGTGCGTGTCCAAGCGGGTGTCCGCGTCCCGTCCGGGGCAGGGCATCGTGCAGTTGGAGCACATCGGCCGCAACCAGAACGGCGACGTCGTGTGCCGGGCGGTGCGCGCCACGCTCGTGCAGTGCGACCCGGCCGCGTCCGGGGACGGTTCGCTTGACGACGGGGCGGCGTGA
- a CDS encoding HpcH/HpaI aldolase/citrate lyase family protein, with the protein MDNWIPAGPAILFVPADRPDRFTKAAERADMVILDLEDGCRPENRAEARRAIIESEQAGDLDPERVIVRINPVDSPEHAADLEMLADLRYDLIMLPKAESAAAVESLAGHRVIALIETPLGVLRADDVASADNAVALFWGAEDLTAGLGGTASRFGEGEDAPGTYRDVARHARARTQLAAAAFGRAALDSVHVDIADVDGLRAEATDAAALGYAATVCIHPSQVAVIRDAYRPTDEEADWARRLLAAARDDGGAFSFEGRMVDAPLFRQAEAIARRAEATATQTS; encoded by the coding sequence ATGGACAACTGGATTCCCGCCGGCCCCGCGATCCTCTTCGTGCCGGCTGACCGGCCGGATCGTTTCACCAAGGCCGCCGAACGTGCGGACATGGTCATCCTCGACCTGGAGGACGGCTGCCGTCCGGAGAACCGGGCCGAGGCGCGCCGGGCGATCATCGAGTCGGAGCAGGCCGGCGACCTGGACCCGGAGCGGGTCATCGTCCGCATCAACCCGGTCGATTCGCCGGAGCACGCCGCCGACCTGGAGATGCTCGCCGACCTGCGCTACGACCTGATCATGTTGCCGAAGGCGGAGTCCGCCGCGGCGGTGGAGTCGCTGGCCGGGCATCGCGTCATCGCGCTCATCGAGACGCCCCTGGGCGTCCTGCGCGCCGACGACGTCGCCTCCGCCGACAATGCGGTGGCCCTGTTCTGGGGCGCCGAGGACCTCACCGCCGGTCTCGGCGGCACGGCCTCCCGCTTCGGCGAGGGCGAGGACGCCCCCGGCACCTACCGCGACGTCGCCCGTCACGCCCGCGCCCGCACCCAATTGGCCGCCGCCGCCTTCGGCCGCGCCGCGCTGGATTCCGTCCACGTCGACATCGCCGACGTCGACGGCCTCCGCGCCGAAGCCACCGACGCCGCGGCCCTCGGCTACGCGGCCACCGTGTGCATCCACCCCTCGCAGGTCGCCGTCATCCGGGACGCCTACCGCCCCACCGACGAAGAAGCCGACTGGGCCCGACGCCTGCTCGCCGCCGCCCGCGACGACGGGGGAGCGTTCAGCTTCGAGGGCCGCATGGTCGACGCCCCGCTGTTCCGCCAAGCCGAAGCCATCGCCCGACGCGCCGAAGCGACCGCCACGCAGACGTCGTAA
- a CDS encoding acyl-CoA dehydrogenase family protein, with protein MTDVNTADLPAEYRELQSVVRQFANEVVDPVAYEHDRNHTFPYEIVAQMGEMGLFGLPFSEEYGGMGGDYLSLGIALEELAKVDQSVAITLEAGVGLGASPIYHFGNEEQKQKWLPDLTAGKALAGFGLTEPDAGSDAGATRTTAREDGDDFVINGAKQFITNSGTDITSLVTVTAVTGQNDNGKKEISTIIVPSGTEGFVVEPAYDKVGWNASDTHPLTFTDVRVPQENLLGVRGRGFANFLSTLAEGRVAIAALATGAAQGCVDESVKYAKERQSMGRAIAEYQAISFKIARMEARAHAARMAWYDAAAKMVKGQEFRREAYLAKLISSEAAMDNARDATQIHGGYGFMNEYRVSRHYRDSKILEIGEGTTEVQLMLIARGLGL; from the coding sequence ATGACCGACGTCAACACCGCCGATCTGCCCGCCGAGTACCGCGAGCTCCAGTCCGTCGTCCGCCAGTTCGCCAACGAGGTCGTCGACCCCGTCGCCTACGAGCACGACCGCAACCACACGTTCCCCTACGAGATCGTCGCGCAGATGGGCGAGATGGGCCTGTTCGGCCTGCCCTTCTCCGAGGAGTACGGCGGCATGGGCGGCGACTACCTGTCGCTGGGCATCGCGTTGGAGGAGCTGGCGAAGGTCGACCAGTCGGTGGCCATCACCCTCGAGGCCGGCGTCGGCCTCGGTGCTTCGCCGATCTACCACTTCGGCAACGAGGAGCAGAAGCAGAAGTGGCTGCCGGACCTCACGGCGGGCAAGGCGCTGGCGGGCTTCGGCCTGACCGAGCCGGACGCCGGCTCCGACGCGGGCGCGACCCGCACCACCGCCCGCGAGGACGGCGACGACTTCGTCATCAACGGCGCCAAGCAGTTCATCACCAACTCCGGCACCGACATCACGTCGCTGGTCACGGTCACCGCAGTGACGGGCCAGAACGACAACGGCAAGAAGGAGATCTCCACGATCATCGTGCCGTCGGGCACCGAGGGCTTCGTCGTCGAGCCGGCGTACGACAAGGTCGGCTGGAACGCCTCCGACACCCACCCGCTGACGTTCACCGACGTCCGCGTCCCGCAGGAGAACCTCCTGGGCGTGCGCGGCCGCGGCTTCGCCAACTTCCTGTCCACGTTGGCCGAGGGCCGCGTCGCCATCGCCGCGCTGGCCACGGGCGCCGCGCAGGGCTGCGTCGACGAGTCGGTGAAGTACGCCAAGGAGCGTCAGTCGATGGGCCGCGCCATCGCCGAGTACCAGGCGATTTCCTTCAAGATCGCCCGCATGGAGGCCCGCGCCCACGCCGCCCGCATGGCCTGGTACGACGCCGCGGCGAAGATGGTCAAGGGCCAGGAGTTCCGTCGCGAGGCCTACCTGGCCAAGCTCATCTCCTCGGAGGCCGCGATGGACAACGCCCGCGACGCCACGCAGATCCACGGCGGCTACGGCTTCATGAACGAGTACCGCGTCTCGCGCCACTACCGCGACTCCAAGATCCTCGAGATCGGCGAGGGCACCACCGAGGTGCAGCTGATGCTCATCGCCCGCGGACTGGGCCTGTAA
- a CDS encoding carboxyl transferase domain-containing protein, whose translation MTDPATNREKHEALVADLRELLARTAEGGPEKARERHVARGKLLPRQRITELLDPGSPFLEVAPIAAHEMYGGKVPAAGVVAGIGLVEGRRCMIVANDATVSGGTYYPMTVKKHLRAQEIADANRLPCIYLVDSGGAMLLNQDEVFPDRDHFGRIFYNQANLSKKGIPQISAVLGSCTAGGAYVPAMSDEAVIVKEQGTIFLAGPPLVKAATGEDVTPEELGGGDLHSKTSGVTDHLALDDADALHRVRAIVDTLPLAADAPWEVRETREPLREQTDLYDIVPVDPRQPYDVHEVIETIVDAGEYREFKAEFGTTLVTAFARIHGHPVGIIANNGVLFAESAQKGAHFIELCDQRGIPLVFLQNTTGFMVGREYEAGGIAKHGAKMVNAVATTRVPKFTVVIGGAFGAGNYSMCGRAYSPRFLWMWPNARVAVMGGPQAAMTLSTVRRNQIERSGGEWSAEEQEAFEAPVREQFEKQSHCYYSSARLWDDGVIDPADTRRILGMALEVAGGAPLDEQGYGVFRM comes from the coding sequence ATGACGGACCCCGCCACCAACCGTGAAAAGCACGAGGCACTCGTCGCCGACCTGCGCGAACTGCTCGCCCGCACCGCCGAGGGAGGCCCGGAAAAGGCCCGCGAGCGTCATGTCGCCCGCGGCAAGCTGCTGCCCCGCCAGCGCATCACCGAATTGCTCGACCCGGGCAGCCCCTTCCTCGAGGTGGCGCCCATCGCCGCCCACGAGATGTACGGCGGCAAGGTTCCGGCCGCGGGCGTCGTCGCCGGCATCGGCCTCGTCGAGGGACGTCGCTGCATGATCGTGGCCAACGACGCGACGGTGTCCGGCGGCACCTACTACCCGATGACGGTGAAGAAGCACCTCCGCGCCCAGGAGATCGCCGACGCCAATCGCCTTCCCTGCATCTACCTCGTCGACTCGGGTGGCGCGATGCTCCTCAACCAGGACGAGGTGTTCCCGGACCGCGACCACTTCGGCCGCATCTTCTACAACCAGGCGAACCTGTCCAAGAAGGGCATCCCGCAGATCTCCGCCGTCCTCGGTTCGTGCACCGCCGGCGGCGCGTACGTCCCGGCGATGAGCGATGAGGCCGTGATCGTCAAGGAGCAGGGCACCATCTTCCTGGCCGGCCCGCCGCTGGTGAAGGCCGCGACGGGCGAAGACGTCACCCCCGAAGAACTCGGCGGCGGCGACCTGCACTCCAAGACCTCCGGCGTCACCGACCACCTCGCCCTCGACGACGCCGACGCGCTGCACCGCGTCCGGGCGATCGTCGACACGCTGCCGCTGGCCGCCGACGCCCCGTGGGAGGTGCGCGAGACCCGCGAGCCGCTGCGCGAGCAGACCGACCTCTACGACATCGTCCCGGTCGACCCCCGCCAGCCGTACGACGTCCACGAGGTCATCGAGACCATCGTCGACGCCGGCGAATACCGCGAGTTCAAGGCAGAATTCGGCACCACCCTGGTCACCGCGTTCGCGCGGATCCACGGGCACCCGGTGGGCATCATCGCCAACAACGGCGTCCTCTTCGCCGAGTCCGCCCAGAAGGGCGCCCACTTCATCGAGCTGTGCGACCAGCGCGGCATCCCTCTGGTGTTCCTGCAGAACACCACCGGCTTCATGGTCGGCCGCGAGTACGAGGCCGGGGGCATCGCCAAGCACGGCGCGAAGATGGTCAACGCGGTGGCCACCACCCGCGTGCCCAAGTTCACCGTGGTCATCGGCGGCGCGTTCGGCGCCGGCAACTACTCCATGTGCGGCCGCGCGTACTCGCCCCGCTTCCTGTGGATGTGGCCCAACGCCCGCGTCGCCGTCATGGGCGGCCCCCAGGCGGCCATGACCCTGTCGACGGTGCGCCGCAACCAGATCGAACGCTCCGGCGGCGAGTGGTCGGCGGAGGAGCAGGAGGCCTTCGAGGCCCCGGTCCGCGAGCAGTTCGAGAAGCAGTCGCACTGCTACTACTCGTCGGCCCGACTCTGGGACGACGGCGTCATCGACCCCGCCGACACCCGCCGGATCCTCGGCATGGCGCTGGAAGTCGCCGGCGGTGCCCCGCTCGACGAGCAGGGCTACGGCGTCTTCCGGATGTAA